The following coding sequences lie in one Lolium perenne isolate Kyuss_39 chromosome 2, Kyuss_2.0, whole genome shotgun sequence genomic window:
- the LOC127334010 gene encoding protein PHLOEM PROTEIN 2-LIKE A10-like, whose amino-acid sequence MDRVLVFSHRRRRWILCAAAAAAAYLIYHHPSVAARRRRISRLTSSLSSLADAVATVAADLAAFLRSDSDVLPPTLTQLSKLASSPEASASASALSGALTAGVLRGYNSASGPSSVAEVPLSDRLVEKLFSPEGERLVSAVAGSFGRDLLLAFYSLPADPSESSPASWVDVVTRGSCRRAIRSWVEVFTATAVGVFIDKTIHINTYDQICAAATNPAYDARLQELLVALCSASIETLVKTSHGVLSNTSGSSSSSGDGGSREGWTETVSSALAVPGNRKLALDLTGRATFEAVRSFLEFVLWRLHDGAKAGADATVRAGLCALRSMSERSMIIAAICIVLCLYVLNGTWLLSPA is encoded by the coding sequence ATGGACCGCGTCCTCGTCTTctcccatcgccgccgccgctggatcctctgcgccgccgctgccgccgctgccTACCTCATATACCACCACCCGTCCGTCGCGGCCCGACGCCGCCGCATCTCCCGCCTCACCTCATCTCTCTCCTCCCTTGCCGACGCCGTAGCCACCGTCGCCGCTGacctcgccgccttcctccgaTCCGACTCCGACGTGCTACCCCCCACGCTCACGCAGCTCTCCAAGCTCGCGTCATCCCCCGAggcgtccgcctccgcctccgcgctcTCCGGCGCGCTCACCGCCGGCGTGCTCCGCGGCTACAACTCCGCCTCCGGCCCATCGTCCGTGGCCGAGGTGCCGCTTTCCGACCGTCTTGTCGAGAAGCTCTTCTCCCCAGAAGGCGAGCGGCTCGTGTCAGCCGTGGCGGGCAGCTTCGGGCGCGACCTCCTGCTCGCCTTCTACTCGCTCCCGGCCGATCCTTCGGAGTCATCGCCGGCGAGCTGGGTCGACGTGGTCACCAGGGGGAGTTGCCGGAGGGCGATCCGCAGCTGGGTCGAGGTCTTCACGGCCACCGCCGTGGGCGTCTTCATAGACAAGACGATCCACATCAACACCTACGACCAGATCTGCGCCGCCGCCACAAACCCCGCCTACGACGCCAGGCTACAAGAGCTTCTCGTTGCACTCTGCAGCGCTTCCATCGAGACGCTGGTGAAGACCTCCCACGGCGTACTCTCAAATACCAGTGGCAGCAGCAGTTCAAGTGGCGATGGTGGGAGCAGGGAAGGATGGACAGAGACGGTCTCCAGTGCGCTTGCTGTTCCGGGCAACCGGAAACTTGCGCTGGATCTGACGGGCAGGGCGACGTTCGAGGCAGTGCGCTCGTTCCTCGAGTTTGTGCTGTGGAGACTGCACGATGGCGCAAAGGCTGGTGCTGATGCCACTGTAAGGGCTGGGCTCTGTGCTTTGAGGTCTATGAGCGAAAGGTCCATGATTATCGCTGCCATCTGCATAGTATTGTGCTTGTATGTGTTGAACGGTACATGGCTCCTTTCACCTGCTTAA